In Gammaproteobacteria bacterium, one DNA window encodes the following:
- a CDS encoding ATP-binding cassette domain-containing protein has protein sequence GAGGTELSGGQKQRLAIAQAFLRDAPILILDEASSALDSQSEQVIVQALDELRAHRTTLLIAHRYSSIRSADRVIYFEGDGSLSIGRHEELMASHPRYREAVEWQTTEAE, from the coding sequence GGGCGCGGGGGGTACCGAACTGTCGGGGGGGCAGAAACAGCGCCTGGCCATTGCGCAGGCCTTTCTGCGTGATGCGCCGATTCTGATTCTGGACGAGGCCTCATCAGCACTGGACAGCCAGTCTGAGCAGGTGATTGTGCAGGCGCTCGATGAGCTACGGGCGCACCGCACCACCCTGCTGATTGCGCATCGTTATTCCTCCATCCGCTCCGCCGACCGCGTCATCTATTTTGAGGGTGATGGCAGTCTGAGTATCGGCCGGCATGAGGAACTCATGGCCAGTCATCCACGCTACCGCGAGGCGGTGGAGTGGCAGACGACGGAGGCTGAATAG